A stretch of Bos indicus x Bos taurus breed Angus x Brahman F1 hybrid chromosome 17, Bos_hybrid_MaternalHap_v2.0, whole genome shotgun sequence DNA encodes these proteins:
- the CRYBA4 gene encoding beta-crystallin A4 — protein MSLQCTKSAGHWKIVVWDEEGFQGRRHEFTAECPSVLELGFETVRSLKVLSGAWVGFEHAGFQGQQYVLERGEYPSWDAWSGNTSYPAERLTSFRPVACANHRDSRLTIFEQENFLGRKGELSDDYPSLQAMGWDGNEVGSFHVHSGAWVCSQFPGYRGFQYVLECDHHSGDYKHFREWGSHAQTFQVQSIRRIQQ, from the exons ATGTCTCTGCAGTGCACCAAGTCGGCAGGACACTGGAAG ATCGTGGTGTGGGATGAGGAGGGCTTCCAGGGCCGGCGGCATGAGTTCACGGCTGAGTGCCCCAGCGTGCTGGAGCTTGGCTTCGAGACTGTTCGATCTTTGAAAGTGCTGAGTGGCGC GTGGGTGGGTTTTGAGCATGCCGGCTTCCAAGGGCAGCAGTATGTGCTGGAGCGGGGTGAGTACCCATCCTGGGATGCGTGGAGCGGCAACACGTCCTACCCCGCCGAGCGGCTCACCTCCTTCCGGCCGGTGGCCTGCGCT AACCACCGCGACTCGAGGCTGACCATCTTCGAGCAGGAGAACTTCCTGGGCAGGAAGGGAGAGCTGAGTGATGACTACCCCTCCCTCCAGGCGATGGGCTGGGATGGCAATGAAGTGGGCTCCTTCCACGTCCACTCGGGGGC CTGGGTTTGCTCCCAGTTTCCTGGCTACCGAGGTTTTCAGTACGTGCTGGAGTGTGACCACCACTCGGGCGACTATAAGCACTTCCGGGAGTGGGGCTCTCACGCCCAGACCTTCCAGGTACAGAGCATCCGAAGGATCCAGCAGTGA